The Deinococcus metalli genome includes a window with the following:
- a CDS encoding Gfo/Idh/MocA family protein: protein MTHAMNSFEHGRPPRLLILGAGSRGGTYADYVRRHPDEGVVVGVAEPDAARREAFARAYGLPPERVYADWQSALTAPRFADIAVIATQDADHVAPVEAAAALGYHLLLEKPMAPDEDGCRRIVAAAGAAGVMLGVCHVLRYTAYTQALRRVLDVGTIGDIVSVEHLEPVGYWHQAHSFVRGHWRNEAHSSPMLLAKSCHDLDWLRYVVGLPCERVSSFGSLKHFRRGDQPPGASDRCVTCPPEIEQRCPYSATRYYLGQLEAGNTGWPLNVVTTDFTPEGVLDALTRGPYGRCVYACDNDVVDHQVVNFGFAGGVTATFTMTAFTRARGRETRIFGTRGELYGDSQIIRVYDFLTGDTTELDSDVASDGSILSGHGGGDDGLMKAFLAAVAHDDPSLILSGPQETLESHLMVFAAERARHEGRVVALG from the coding sequence ATGACGCACGCAATGAACAGCTTCGAGCACGGCCGTCCGCCCCGGCTGCTGATCCTGGGCGCCGGCAGCCGCGGCGGCACCTACGCCGACTACGTTCGGCGGCATCCGGACGAGGGCGTGGTGGTGGGTGTGGCCGAGCCCGACGCGGCGCGGCGCGAGGCGTTCGCTCGGGCGTACGGCCTGCCGCCGGAGAGGGTGTACGCCGACTGGCAGAGTGCGCTGACCGCGCCCCGTTTTGCGGACATCGCCGTGATCGCCACCCAGGACGCCGACCACGTGGCCCCGGTCGAGGCCGCCGCCGCGCTGGGCTACCACCTGCTGCTGGAAAAACCCATGGCCCCCGACGAGGACGGCTGCCGGCGCATCGTGGCGGCGGCCGGGGCGGCGGGCGTGATGCTCGGCGTGTGCCACGTCCTGCGCTACACGGCGTACACCCAGGCGCTGCGCCGGGTGCTGGACGTGGGCACCATCGGGGACATCGTGTCGGTGGAGCACCTGGAACCCGTCGGATACTGGCACCAGGCGCATTCCTTCGTGCGTGGGCACTGGCGCAATGAGGCGCACAGCAGTCCCATGCTGCTCGCCAAGTCCTGCCATGACCTCGACTGGCTGCGGTACGTCGTGGGGCTGCCGTGCGAGCGGGTGTCGTCGTTCGGGAGCCTGAAGCACTTCCGGCGTGGGGACCAGCCGCCCGGCGCGTCCGACCGCTGCGTGACGTGCCCGCCCGAGATCGAGCAGCGCTGCCCGTACTCCGCGACCCGCTACTACCTGGGGCAGCTGGAGGCTGGGAACACCGGCTGGCCGCTGAACGTGGTCACCACCGACTTCACGCCGGAGGGCGTGCTGGACGCCCTGACGCGTGGGCCGTACGGCCGCTGCGTATACGCCTGCGACAACGACGTCGTGGACCATCAGGTCGTGAATTTCGGGTTCGCTGGAGGCGTCACGGCCACCTTCACCATGACGGCCTTCACCCGGGCGCGCGGCCGCGAGACCCGTATCTTCGGCACGCGCGGCGAGCTGTACGGCGACAGCCAGATCATCCGCGTCTATGACTTCCTGACCGGCGACACGACTGAACTGGACAGTGACGTCGCCTCCGACGGCAGCATCCTGTCCGGACACGGCGGCGGCGACGACGGCCTGATGAAGGCGTTCCTGGCGGCCGTGGCACACGACGATCCGTCGCTGATCCTGAGCGGGCCGCAGGAGACGCTGGAGAGCCACCTGATGGTCTTCGCGGCCGAGCGGGCGCGGCACGAGGGGCGGGTCGTCGCGCTGGGCTGA
- a CDS encoding 1-phosphofructokinase family hexose kinase, whose protein sequence is MIVALTPNLSLDRTLRLDRPLMPGRLHRVPEVTVAAGGKGPNLARIVRALGGETCVAGVVGGHNGAHFRALLAAEGLHGVLEDVEGETRECHILTQEGGDHPTEINEMGPMYQPDAVARLLARLPAGPVAVCGSLAPGTPLDAFRAMLRALDGPAVDSSGPGLHAALESGASLIKPNEHELEALTGHGTVDSARELYARTGVPVLLTRGPEGAAYIGAEVCVVAAPHVEVRNPVGSGDSLLGAFLYARQSGETIPDALRLAVAAGSANALLGGPLRFDAAVARSLLPQVHVVPPS, encoded by the coding sequence GTGATCGTCGCGCTGACCCCCAACCTCAGCCTCGACCGGACGCTGCGGCTGGACCGGCCGCTCATGCCGGGGCGGCTCCACCGCGTACCGGAGGTCACGGTTGCGGCCGGCGGGAAGGGCCCGAACCTCGCGCGGATCGTGCGGGCGCTGGGCGGCGAGACCTGCGTGGCGGGGGTGGTGGGCGGCCATAACGGCGCGCACTTCCGCGCCCTGCTGGCCGCCGAGGGCCTGCACGGCGTGCTGGAGGACGTGGAGGGCGAGACCCGCGAGTGCCACATCCTGACACAGGAGGGCGGCGACCACCCCACCGAGATCAACGAGATGGGGCCGATGTACCAGCCGGACGCGGTGGCCCGCCTGCTCGCGCGGCTGCCGGCCGGACCGGTGGCCGTGTGCGGCAGCCTTGCGCCGGGCACGCCGCTCGACGCCTTCCGGGCGATGCTGCGCGCCCTGGACGGGCCAGCGGTGGATTCCAGCGGCCCCGGTCTGCACGCCGCGCTGGAGAGCGGCGCGAGTCTGATCAAGCCCAACGAGCACGAGCTGGAGGCCCTGACTGGGCACGGTACCGTGGATTCCGCCCGCGAGCTGTACGCCCGCACCGGCGTGCCCGTGCTGCTGACCCGTGGACCCGAGGGTGCCGCGTACATCGGCGCGGAAGTCTGTGTCGTGGCGGCGCCGCACGTTGAGGTGCGCAACCCCGTGGGCAGCGGCGACTCGCTGCTGGGCGCGTTCCTGTACGCCCGGCAGTCCGGTGAGACCATCCCGGACGCCCTGCGTCTGGCGGTCGCGGCAGGCAGTGCGAACGCCCTGCTGGGCGGCCCGCTGCGCTTCGACGCGGCGGTGGCGCGCTCGCTGCTGCCGCAGGTTCATGTCGTCCCGCCCTCGTGA
- a CDS encoding class II fructose-bisphosphate aldolase: MSAATRFRTDGMSVLRAARAGGYAVAAFNAVNLETAQAVVRAASAQRAPVILQISQNAARHAGLAHLAALGLSLKAEADVPVILHFDHAETPEVALDALRLGFEGVMLEGDDPALLWPLARMAHAGGGYLEAEYEVVEKGGRRGERHDPADLGRFAQDAHCDLLAVDLGSAHKHEHKDAQLDFARLDALAAATPLPLVLHGASSVPEAQLAQAARSGVAKVNLATDLTLAFTDAVRDALGAGAKDPRAYLDAGRRAMQARAETYIALLGGAGRA, encoded by the coding sequence GTGAGCGCCGCGACGAGGTTCCGCACGGACGGCATGTCGGTGCTGCGCGCCGCGCGGGCCGGCGGCTACGCGGTCGCGGCCTTCAACGCCGTGAACCTGGAAACGGCCCAGGCCGTGGTGCGCGCGGCCAGTGCGCAGCGTGCGCCGGTGATCCTGCAGATCTCGCAGAATGCCGCGCGCCATGCCGGGCTGGCCCACCTGGCGGCGCTGGGCCTGAGCCTGAAAGCGGAAGCCGACGTGCCGGTGATCCTGCACTTCGACCACGCCGAGACGCCCGAGGTGGCGCTGGACGCGCTGCGCCTGGGCTTCGAGGGCGTGATGCTGGAGGGCGACGACCCGGCGCTGCTGTGGCCGCTGGCGCGCATGGCGCACGCGGGCGGCGGGTATCTGGAGGCCGAGTACGAGGTGGTCGAGAAGGGCGGGCGGCGCGGCGAGCGCCACGACCCGGCCGACCTGGGCCGCTTCGCGCAGGACGCGCACTGCGACCTGCTGGCGGTCGATCTGGGCAGCGCCCACAAGCACGAGCACAAGGACGCCCAGCTGGATTTCGCGCGGCTGGACGCCCTGGCCGCCGCCACGCCGCTGCCGCTGGTGCTGCACGGCGCGAGTTCCGTGCCCGAGGCCCAGCTCGCGCAGGCCGCCCGCTCGGGCGTGGCGAAGGTGAACCTCGCCACCGACCTGACCCTGGCCTTCACGGACGCGGTCCGGGACGCGCTGGGCGCCGGCGCGAAGGACCCACGCGCGTACCTGGACGCCGGCCGCCGCGCGATGCAGGCCCGCGCCGAGACGTACATCGCGCTGCTGGGCGGAGCGGGCCGCGCGTGA
- a CDS encoding SIS domain-containing protein — protein MNPTLRSITEQFPYWRGAAVPAALHGTEPHVLLGCGTSYYIAQSVAAALNVAGVPALAVPGSEWLTHPDAYTPAGTRPHVIAFSRSGESTETVQAARASQERGQRVTALTCEAGSSLTTHADTVLYMPTHPEEGIVMTSSASLMLLTGLRLAGLSYGDENIRAAEALLEHAQTAFPDVIAGRTHFVFLGAGELYGIAQEGALKLQEMSLTYTQAYHPMEYRHGPVSLVDERTVIVLLSHPGSVEAEATLVGELRSKGARVIGFGVPGDLTLDVQGTAMQRAVTVLPALQMLGECVAQAKGLDTTAPRWLTKVVTIA, from the coding sequence ATGAATCCGACCCTTCGCAGCATCACCGAACAATTTCCGTACTGGCGGGGAGCCGCCGTGCCCGCCGCCCTGCATGGCACCGAACCGCACGTCCTGCTGGGCTGCGGCACCTCGTATTACATCGCGCAGAGCGTGGCCGCCGCGCTGAACGTGGCGGGTGTGCCCGCGCTGGCCGTGCCCGGCAGCGAGTGGCTGACGCACCCGGACGCATATACGCCGGCCGGCACGCGCCCACACGTGATCGCGTTCTCGCGCAGCGGCGAGTCGACCGAGACGGTGCAGGCCGCCCGCGCCAGCCAGGAGCGCGGCCAGCGCGTCACCGCCCTGACCTGCGAGGCCGGCTCCTCGCTCACCACACACGCGGACACCGTGCTGTACATGCCGACGCACCCGGAGGAGGGCATCGTGATGACGTCCTCGGCCAGCCTGATGTTGCTAACCGGGCTGCGGCTGGCGGGTCTGTCGTACGGTGACGAGAACATCCGCGCGGCCGAGGCGCTGCTGGAACACGCGCAGACGGCCTTCCCGGACGTGATCGCGGGCCGGACGCACTTCGTGTTCCTGGGCGCGGGCGAGCTGTACGGCATCGCCCAGGAGGGCGCGCTGAAGCTCCAGGAGATGAGCCTGACCTACACGCAGGCGTACCACCCGATGGAGTACCGCCACGGCCCGGTCAGCCTGGTGGACGAGCGCACGGTGATCGTGCTGCTGTCGCACCCCGGCAGTGTGGAGGCGGAAGCGACGCTGGTGGGCGAGCTGCGCAGCAAGGGAGCGCGCGTGATCGGCTTCGGCGTGCCGGGCGACCTGACGCTGGACGTGCAGGGCACCGCCATGCAGCGCGCCGTGACCGTCCTGCCGGCCCTGCAGATGCTGGGCGAGTGCGTCGCGCAGGCCAAGGGGCTGGACACCACCGCGCCCCGCTGGCTGACCAAGGTCGTGACCATCGCGTGA
- a CDS encoding N-acetylglucosamine kinase, whose protein sequence is MTADTWILGLDGGGSKTALAYLGPGGQVSGPYTAPGINPFDRPGWAADLTAFLAAHPAPGPLAHATLGLPGYGESPAITAQQDEVCRSVLGVPHSTMNDVQAAFVGAFPDGVGALLLAGTGSMAWASDGARHVRAGGWGDGFGDEGSAYWIGRAALSLASQALDGRHPDAAFAQDLLCPLLGGKVTPERLLEWHHGLAHVRSGVATVARTVDQLAATGQATALALLQSAAHELARHVHAVRAQLDAPSLPWSYAGSVTASRPLRDALVRELACEPTAPALPPLGGALYHAATRAGHEPAWALAVLSSALSTDTSMTQRSVPRAQEHV, encoded by the coding sequence ATGACGGCGGACACCTGGATTCTCGGCCTGGACGGCGGCGGCAGCAAGACGGCGCTGGCGTACCTGGGCCCGGGCGGCCAGGTGTCCGGCCCGTACACCGCGCCGGGCATCAATCCCTTCGACCGGCCAGGCTGGGCGGCGGACCTCACCGCCTTCCTGGCCGCGCACCCGGCGCCGGGGCCGCTGGCCCACGCCACGCTGGGCCTGCCCGGTTACGGCGAGTCCCCGGCGATCACCGCGCAGCAGGACGAGGTCTGCCGGAGCGTCCTGGGCGTGCCGCACAGCACCATGAACGACGTGCAGGCCGCGTTTGTCGGCGCCTTCCCGGACGGCGTGGGCGCCCTGCTGCTGGCCGGCACGGGTTCGATGGCGTGGGCCAGTGACGGTGCCCGCCACGTCCGAGCCGGCGGCTGGGGCGACGGCTTCGGCGACGAGGGGAGCGCGTACTGGATCGGCCGGGCCGCGCTGTCACTCGCCAGCCAGGCCCTGGACGGCCGCCACCCCGACGCGGCCTTCGCGCAGGACCTGCTGTGCCCGCTGTTGGGTGGCAAGGTCACGCCCGAGCGCCTGCTGGAGTGGCACCACGGGCTGGCGCATGTGCGCTCCGGGGTGGCGACTGTGGCACGCACGGTGGACCAGCTCGCCGCTACCGGGCAGGCCACGGCGCTCGCGCTGCTCCAGTCGGCCGCCCACGAACTCGCCCGGCACGTCCACGCGGTACGCGCCCAGCTCGACGCGCCGTCGCTCCCATGGAGCTACGCGGGCAGCGTGACCGCCAGCCGCCCGCTGCGCGACGCGCTGGTGCGCGAGCTGGCCTGCGAACCCACCGCGCCCGCCCTGCCGCCGCTGGGCGGCGCGCTCTATCACGCCGCCACCCGCGCCGGGCACGAGCCCGCGTGGGCGCTCGCGGTCCTCTCCTCCGCCCTATCGACCGACACGAGCATGACCCAGCGTTCCGTTCCACGCGCCCAGGAGCACGTATGA
- a CDS encoding ABC transporter substrate-binding protein, which yields MTRTLLLLAALSAATARAATTIDYATWDGTRQQADEALIAAFNKSQSDVTVKYNLVPWGVYWQKAAAMVAGGSTYDVMWMNLDNFPFYQSQGALSPITLDAKTAALLPATRTAPYRVNNQLYGVPLGPQPVTVYINRSLFKERGVPIPTTTWTYAQMLDAAKKLTFTKDGKQIYGINGADLQADLEYGMSFYYGAGGQGLIKKTGDTYAPNLDATFQKTSQMLLDLIYKDKVSPGPQASTQQGYQMFLAGQMGILVQGSWMVSTWDQNKDLDWAFAPFPSVDGRAPRPVVSAHALVIPKGSRNAAAAQKFVTWMNTSTQAQRMLAQRGLLPTLAETYKSQYLAALPGRNAQTVFAQLPNSVVINANLRSLKSLPEVLTVLNQKLNLAWTGNAKLPDAISQASAGMADLLKQSK from the coding sequence ATGACCAGAACGCTGCTCCTGCTCGCCGCCCTGTCCGCCGCCACCGCCCGCGCCGCCACCACCATCGACTACGCCACGTGGGACGGCACCCGCCAGCAGGCCGACGAGGCCCTGATCGCCGCCTTCAACAAGTCCCAGTCGGACGTGACCGTGAAGTACAACCTGGTGCCGTGGGGCGTGTACTGGCAGAAGGCCGCCGCGATGGTCGCCGGCGGCAGCACCTACGACGTGATGTGGATGAACCTCGACAACTTCCCCTTCTACCAGTCGCAGGGCGCGCTCTCGCCGATCACGCTGGACGCCAAGACGGCCGCGCTGCTGCCGGCCACGCGCACCGCGCCGTACCGTGTCAACAACCAGCTGTACGGCGTGCCGCTCGGGCCGCAGCCGGTCACGGTGTACATCAACCGCTCTCTCTTCAAGGAACGCGGCGTGCCGATTCCCACGACCACGTGGACGTATGCCCAGATGCTCGACGCCGCCAAGAAGCTGACCTTCACCAAGGACGGCAAGCAGATCTACGGCATCAACGGCGCAGACCTCCAGGCCGACCTGGAATACGGCATGAGCTTCTACTACGGCGCGGGCGGCCAGGGCCTGATCAAGAAGACCGGCGACACCTATGCCCCGAACCTCGACGCGACCTTCCAGAAGACGTCGCAAATGCTGCTCGACCTGATCTACAAGGACAAGGTCTCGCCCGGCCCGCAGGCGTCCACGCAGCAGGGCTACCAGATGTTCCTGGCCGGCCAGATGGGCATTCTGGTGCAGGGCAGCTGGATGGTCTCGACGTGGGACCAGAACAAGGATCTGGACTGGGCCTTCGCGCCGTTCCCCAGCGTGGACGGCCGGGCGCCCCGCCCGGTGGTGAGCGCGCACGCCCTGGTGATTCCCAAGGGCAGCAGGAACGCGGCCGCCGCGCAGAAGTTCGTCACGTGGATGAACACTTCCACCCAGGCGCAGCGCATGCTCGCGCAGCGCGGCCTGCTGCCCACCCTGGCCGAGACGTACAAGTCCCAGTACCTCGCCGCCCTGCCGGGCCGCAACGCGCAGACGGTGTTCGCGCAGCTTCCGAACTCGGTGGTGATCAACGCCAACCTGCGCTCCCTGAAGAGCCTGCCGGAGGTGCTGACCGTGCTGAACCAGAAGCTGAACCTCGCGTGGACCGGCAACGCCAAGCTGCCGGACGCGATCTCGCAGGCGTCCGCCGGCATGGCGGACCTGCTCAAGCAGAGCAAGTGA
- a CDS encoding carbohydrate ABC transporter permease: MTRSEPLRSAAGTADRRDASIRVRTQGAQAALVAFLTLGALAILLPFAWMILTAFKTPAEAYTWPPVWLPAEWSVANFTQLFATIPFGKMFFNSFWTSVLIATLNILSAAPAAYAFARLRFPGQGLWFGSHLLSLMIPWQVTIIPVFLLIRALGWYDSYTALIVPSIASGFTVFLLFQFFRSLPRSLEESVLIDGGSWFTALRHVALPAAKGAIAAAWLFSFLGNWQSFIWPLIVLQSSDKMLLSVGLLSLQNQFTVNIPVLMAGATLSTLPTVIAYLFVQRYLTDAAITSGLKG; the protein is encoded by the coding sequence ATGACCAGGTCTGAACCGCTGCGGAGTGCGGCCGGCACCGCCGACAGGCGCGACGCGTCCATCCGGGTCCGCACGCAGGGCGCACAGGCCGCGCTGGTCGCGTTCCTGACGCTGGGGGCGCTGGCGATCCTGCTGCCCTTCGCGTGGATGATCCTGACCGCCTTCAAGACCCCGGCCGAGGCGTACACGTGGCCGCCGGTGTGGCTGCCCGCGGAGTGGAGTGTCGCCAACTTCACGCAGCTCTTCGCGACCATCCCGTTCGGCAAGATGTTCTTCAACTCGTTCTGGACGAGCGTGCTGATCGCCACGCTGAACATCCTCTCGGCCGCGCCCGCCGCGTACGCCTTCGCCCGGCTGCGCTTCCCGGGGCAGGGCCTGTGGTTCGGCTCGCACCTGCTGTCGCTGATGATTCCGTGGCAGGTGACGATCATCCCGGTGTTCCTGCTGATCCGCGCCCTCGGCTGGTACGACTCGTACACGGCGCTGATCGTGCCCAGTATCGCCAGCGGCTTCACGGTCTTCCTGCTGTTCCAGTTCTTCCGCTCGCTGCCCCGGTCGCTGGAGGAAAGCGTCCTGATCGACGGCGGCTCGTGGTTCACGGCGCTGCGGCACGTGGCCCTGCCCGCCGCGAAGGGCGCCATCGCCGCCGCGTGGCTGTTCTCGTTCCTGGGCAACTGGCAGTCGTTCATCTGGCCGCTGATCGTGCTGCAGAGCAGCGACAAGATGCTGCTCTCGGTGGGGCTGCTGAGCCTCCAGAACCAGTTCACGGTCAATATCCCCGTGCTGATGGCCGGCGCGACCCTCTCGACGCTGCCGACCGTCATCGCGTACCTCTTCGTCCAGCGCTACCTCACCGACGCCGCCATCACCAGCGGCCTGAAAGGCTGA
- a CDS encoding carbohydrate ABC transporter permease: MQATSPLLSSRRRARVSPMRRQETLLALLLILPSTLGIVVFAVLPIAASLGISLTDWGGLSQPNFVGVQNYAAALQDSRATSALSHTLLYVLLAVPTGVVISMTLAVWINNLRAGWLRTVFRTVYYLPMVTIGVAVALLWQVLLAPQGLVNLILGWLGVHGPNWLGSPTWVLPAVAVFSVWQGSGQGIILFLASLASVPKDLYEAAQLDGATPWQAFRSITLPMVSPTVFLVLVLSLIGALQVFEAVLVLSNGGPGDSSTTVALYIYKTAFTFFKMGYASALAWLLAAVLIVLMVVQWRAQNRWVNYDQV, translated from the coding sequence ATGCAGGCCACTTCTCCCCTTCTTTCGTCCAGGCGCCGGGCCCGCGTCTCGCCCATGCGCCGCCAGGAAACGCTGCTGGCCCTGCTGCTGATCCTGCCCAGCACGCTGGGGATCGTGGTGTTCGCCGTGTTGCCCATCGCGGCGTCGCTGGGCATCTCGCTGACGGACTGGGGCGGCCTGAGTCAGCCGAACTTCGTGGGCGTGCAGAACTACGCCGCCGCCCTCCAGGACTCGCGGGCGACGTCAGCCCTGTCGCACACCCTGCTGTACGTGCTGCTGGCCGTGCCGACCGGCGTGGTGATCTCCATGACGCTGGCGGTGTGGATCAACAACCTGCGGGCCGGGTGGCTGAGGACGGTGTTCCGCACGGTGTATTACCTGCCGATGGTCACCATCGGCGTAGCGGTCGCGCTGCTGTGGCAGGTGCTGCTCGCGCCGCAGGGCCTCGTGAACCTGATCCTGGGGTGGCTGGGTGTCCACGGCCCGAACTGGCTGGGCTCGCCCACATGGGTGCTGCCGGCGGTCGCGGTGTTCAGCGTGTGGCAGGGCTCCGGGCAGGGGATCATCCTGTTCCTGGCGAGCCTCGCCAGCGTGCCGAAGGACCTGTACGAAGCCGCGCAGCTCGACGGCGCGACGCCGTGGCAGGCCTTCCGCTCCATCACGCTGCCGATGGTCAGCCCCACGGTGTTCCTGGTGCTGGTCCTGAGCCTGATCGGGGCGTTGCAGGTGTTCGAGGCCGTGCTGGTGCTGTCGAATGGCGGCCCCGGCGACAGCAGCACCACGGTCGCGCTGTACATCTACAAGACGGCCTTCACCTTCTTCAAGATGGGCTACGCCTCGGCGCTGGCGTGGCTGCTCGCCGCCGTGCTGATCGTGCTGATGGTCGTGCAGTGGCGCGCCCAGAACCGGTGGGTGAACTATGACCAGGTCTGA